The proteins below come from a single Tsuneonella deserti genomic window:
- a CDS encoding SRPBCC family protein, protein MTDNSPPADDAPVAYSKTADPDRALLEEAVTIRRPANELYAFWRQQENLAGVMENVVSIEKLDDKRSRWTVKAPAGREVSWESVITNDIPDRELTWQSAEGADIANSGRVRFEEAGERGTVVRATIAYDPPAGIVGQLVAKLFQREPRIQTRRDLHRFKQLMETGEITTSARTRAQRENRNEDQTTTRELEENPA, encoded by the coding sequence GTGACCGACAATTCCCCACCGGCGGACGACGCGCCGGTCGCCTATTCAAAGACCGCCGATCCGGACCGCGCGCTGCTTGAGGAGGCGGTGACGATCCGCCGTCCGGCAAACGAGCTCTATGCCTTCTGGCGCCAGCAGGAGAACCTCGCAGGCGTGATGGAGAACGTCGTCAGCATCGAAAAGCTCGACGACAAACGCTCGCGCTGGACCGTCAAGGCACCGGCTGGCCGCGAGGTTAGCTGGGAATCGGTTATTACCAACGACATTCCCGACCGCGAGCTTACCTGGCAGTCCGCAGAAGGCGCCGACATCGCCAATTCGGGCCGAGTCCGCTTCGAGGAAGCGGGCGAGCGAGGCACGGTGGTGCGCGCAACCATCGCCTATGATCCGCCCGCCGGGATCGTCGGCCAGCTCGTTGCGAAACTGTTCCAGCGCGAACCACGCATCCAGACCCGGCGCGATCTTCACCGCTTCAAGCAGCTGATGGAAACCGGCGAGATCACCACCAGCGCGCGCACCCGCGCCCAGCGCGAGAACCGCAACGAAGATCAGACCACGACCCGCGAACTCGAGGAGAACCCGGCATGA
- a CDS encoding zinc-dependent alcohol dehydrogenase, whose product MKAITWHGKHDVRCESVDDPEILNPRDAIIRITSTAICGSDLHLYDGYVPQMMPGDILGHEFMGEVVEIGAKSTLKKGQRVIVPFPIACGQCFHCSKQQYSCCDNSNPADKMDFGREQLGQPMAGIFGYSHLTGGYAGGQAEYVRVPYSDVGPFVIPDDSLEDEKVLFLTDILPTGWMAAENCDIQPGDTVAVWGCGPVGLFAVQSAFLMGAARVIAIDHFPHRLELAKKFGAETLNFEETKVYEALQDMTGGIGPDASIDCVGLEPHGLYVDNIIDQIKVSTFLGTDRGHVIRQIIMATRKGGHVSIPGVYGGFIDKFPIGAMMEKGLTVKTGQTHVQKYTQPLYTAIAEGKLDMTFLISHRMPLEAGPEGFQKFHDEQDTYTKIVLKPGMSEAKLAA is encoded by the coding sequence ATGAAGGCGATCACCTGGCACGGGAAGCACGACGTCCGCTGCGAGAGCGTCGACGATCCCGAGATCCTCAATCCGCGCGATGCGATCATCCGCATCACCTCGACCGCGATTTGCGGTTCGGACCTCCACCTCTACGATGGCTACGTCCCGCAGATGATGCCCGGCGACATCCTCGGCCATGAGTTCATGGGCGAAGTGGTCGAGATCGGCGCCAAGAGTACGCTCAAGAAAGGGCAGCGCGTGATCGTGCCGTTCCCGATCGCCTGCGGCCAGTGCTTCCACTGCAGCAAGCAGCAGTATTCGTGCTGCGACAACAGCAATCCCGCCGACAAGATGGACTTCGGGCGCGAGCAGCTCGGCCAGCCGATGGCGGGCATATTCGGCTACAGCCACCTCACCGGCGGCTACGCGGGCGGGCAGGCCGAATACGTGCGGGTGCCCTACAGCGACGTCGGCCCGTTCGTGATCCCCGATGACAGTCTCGAGGACGAAAAGGTCCTGTTCCTGACCGACATCCTGCCCACCGGGTGGATGGCGGCGGAGAACTGCGACATCCAGCCCGGCGATACCGTCGCCGTGTGGGGTTGCGGCCCCGTTGGCCTGTTCGCGGTGCAATCGGCCTTCCTGATGGGCGCTGCCCGCGTCATCGCCATCGATCACTTCCCGCACCGGCTGGAGCTGGCGAAAAAGTTCGGTGCCGAGACGCTCAACTTCGAGGAAACGAAAGTCTACGAAGCGCTGCAGGACATGACGGGGGGCATCGGGCCCGATGCCTCGATCGATTGCGTCGGCCTGGAGCCGCACGGCCTGTACGTTGACAACATCATCGACCAGATCAAGGTCTCGACCTTCCTCGGCACCGACCGCGGACACGTGATCCGGCAGATCATCATGGCCACGCGCAAGGGCGGCCACGTGTCGATCCCCGGCGTCTATGGCGGCTTCATCGACAAGTTCCCGATCGGCGCGATGATGGAAAAGGGGCTGACGGTGAAGACCGGCCAGACTCACGTGCAGAAATACACCCAGCCGCTTTATACCGCGATCGCGGAAGGCAAACTCGACATGACCTTCCTCATCAGCCACCGGATGCCGCTCGAAGCGGGGCCCGAAGGCTTCCAGAAGTTCCACGACGAGCAGGACACCTACACCAAGATTGTCCTCAAGCCGGGGATGAGCGAGGCTAAGCTGGCGGCCTAG
- a CDS encoding DUF4126 domain-containing protein: MGIVEVLGLAGSVSLLAGWRLYLAVFATGLAMRLGALPLPDHLHALDALANPWVMGIAALAAVAELFADKVAWLDSAWDAVHTFVRPIGGALLALAIVDPSDPATQAIAFLLGGGAALAAHGGKAGARAVVNTSPEPFSNVAVSTVEDIASAGLLWLTYAHPYVAGGIAIGLLALTVWLLLLARRVLRRLFGRRNSPAKPRPPA, translated from the coding sequence ATGGGCATAGTCGAAGTTCTCGGGCTCGCCGGCAGTGTCAGTTTACTCGCCGGCTGGCGTTTGTACCTGGCGGTTTTCGCGACCGGTCTGGCGATGCGGCTCGGCGCGCTGCCGCTACCCGATCACCTGCACGCGCTGGACGCGCTGGCGAACCCGTGGGTCATGGGCATCGCGGCGCTGGCGGCGGTCGCGGAACTGTTCGCGGACAAGGTCGCCTGGCTCGATAGTGCCTGGGACGCGGTGCATACCTTCGTAAGGCCGATCGGCGGTGCGCTTCTCGCGCTGGCAATCGTCGATCCGAGCGATCCGGCAACGCAGGCCATTGCATTCCTGCTCGGCGGAGGGGCGGCGCTCGCGGCGCATGGCGGCAAGGCCGGCGCGCGGGCGGTGGTCAACACCAGCCCCGAGCCGTTCAGCAACGTGGCCGTCTCGACAGTGGAGGACATCGCCAGCGCCGGATTGCTGTGGCTCACCTACGCGCACCCATACGTGGCCGGGGGGATTGCCATTGGGTTGCTCGCCCTTACCGTGTGGCTGCTGCTGCTCGCGCGCAGGGTGCTGCGGCGGCTGTTCGGCCGCCGCAACTCTCCCGCAAAGCCTAGGCCGCCAGCTTAG
- a CDS encoding carboxymuconolactone decarboxylase family protein yields the protein MRLRAPRIAPLDPAMLDNEQVEALAPVMREGAEPLNIFLTLAHAPDALAAFLGWGNYVLSRRNALTPRQRELAILRTGFNCGSGYEFAQHSAIGLRSGISREEIEALKAGPGAGQWSALEHAILTACDQLHHDQFVADSTWAALAELGDKGRMDLVFTVGQYTQVSMMLNSFGVQLEGDQQPDPELDRR from the coding sequence ATGCGGCTCCGCGCCCCGCGCATCGCCCCGCTGGACCCGGCAATGCTCGATAATGAGCAGGTCGAGGCGCTGGCGCCGGTGATGCGCGAGGGCGCCGAGCCGCTCAACATCTTCCTCACCCTGGCCCATGCCCCGGATGCGCTCGCCGCTTTCCTCGGCTGGGGCAATTACGTGCTCTCGCGCAGGAACGCGCTCACTCCGCGCCAGCGCGAGCTCGCGATCCTGCGGACCGGCTTCAACTGCGGTTCGGGCTATGAGTTCGCCCAGCACAGCGCCATTGGCCTCCGCTCCGGCATCTCGCGCGAGGAGATCGAGGCGCTCAAGGCCGGGCCGGGCGCCGGTCAGTGGAGCGCGCTGGAGCACGCGATCCTGACCGCCTGCGACCAGCTCCACCACGACCAGTTCGTCGCGGATTCGACCTGGGCCGCCCTCGCGGAGCTGGGCGACAAGGGCCGGATGGATCTGGTCTTCACGGTGGGCCAGTACACCCAGGTGTCCATGATGCTGAACAGCTTCGGTGTTCAGCTCGAAGGCGACCAACAGCCCGACCCTGAACTCGACCGGCGCTGA
- a CDS encoding acetyl-CoA C-acyltransferase: MRDAVIVSTARTPLAKAGRGAFNATHAVELGAFSVKAAAERAGLKGAEIDDVIMGCASQQGMQGMNVGRQIALMAGFPDSVPGMTMDRQCSSGLMSIATAAKQIIVDRMDICVAGGLESISGMAAGGGKLVPSEALLKLHPDIYMPMIGTAEVVAKRYNISREAQDEYSLESQKRTAAAQASGKLDDEIIPVTATMNVTDKATGETSQKEVTISMDDCNRPDTTLEGLQNLKPVMGEGHTITAGNASQLADGSAASVLMEAEVAKARGLTPMGRYVGMAVAGTKPDEMGIGPVFAIPKLLQRFDLKIDDIGLWELNEAFAVQVIYCRDKLGIPNDRLNVNGGSVSIGHPFGMTGARCVGHALIEGKRRGVKYVVVTMCIGGGQGAAGLFEVL, encoded by the coding sequence ATGCGTGACGCAGTCATCGTCTCCACCGCCCGCACCCCGCTCGCCAAGGCCGGGCGCGGCGCGTTCAATGCCACCCACGCGGTCGAGCTGGGCGCGTTCTCGGTCAAGGCCGCCGCCGAGCGTGCCGGACTCAAGGGCGCCGAGATCGACGACGTGATCATGGGCTGCGCCAGCCAACAGGGCATGCAGGGCATGAACGTCGGCCGCCAGATCGCTCTCATGGCGGGCTTCCCCGACAGCGTCCCGGGCATGACGATGGACCGTCAGTGCTCGAGCGGCCTGATGAGCATCGCCACCGCGGCCAAGCAGATCATCGTCGACCGGATGGACATCTGCGTTGCGGGCGGCCTGGAATCGATCAGCGGCATGGCCGCGGGCGGCGGCAAGCTGGTGCCGAGCGAGGCGCTGCTCAAGCTGCACCCGGACATCTACATGCCGATGATCGGCACCGCCGAAGTGGTCGCCAAGCGCTACAACATCAGCCGCGAGGCGCAGGACGAGTACAGTCTCGAATCGCAGAAGCGCACCGCTGCCGCGCAGGCCTCGGGCAAGCTCGACGACGAGATCATCCCCGTCACCGCGACGATGAACGTGACCGACAAAGCGACCGGCGAGACGAGCCAGAAGGAAGTCACCATCTCGATGGACGACTGCAACCGGCCCGACACCACGCTCGAAGGGCTCCAGAACCTGAAGCCGGTGATGGGCGAAGGCCACACGATCACCGCCGGCAACGCCAGCCAGCTCGCCGACGGCTCCGCCGCCTCGGTGCTGATGGAAGCCGAAGTCGCCAAGGCGCGCGGGCTCACCCCGATGGGCCGCTACGTCGGCATGGCGGTGGCGGGCACCAAGCCCGACGAGATGGGCATCGGCCCGGTCTTCGCGATCCCCAAGCTGCTGCAGCGGTTCGACCTCAAGATAGACGACATCGGCCTGTGGGAGCTGAACGAGGCGTTCGCGGTCCAGGTGATCTACTGCCGCGACAAGCTCGGCATCCCCAACGATCGCCTGAACGTCAACGGCGGCTCGGTGTCGATCGGCCATCCGTTCGGCATGACCGGTGCGCGCTGCGTCGGCCACGCGCTGATCGAAGGCAAGCGCCGCGGCGTGAAGTATGTCGTCGTGACGATGTGCATCGGCGGCGGCCAGGGCGCGGCTGGCCTGTTCGAAGTGCTTTGA
- a CDS encoding MaoC family dehydratase, with amino-acid sequence MTPQEVKAKVGQQIGTSEWVEMSQERINMFAEATGDHQFIHIDPDKAKLTPFGGTIAHGFLTLSMIPYLSANSDLPKVDGVKMGVNYGGNKTRFISPVRSGKRIRGHWKLLELEEKRPGQWQQTHEITIEIEGEDKPALITEWIMQFFV; translated from the coding sequence ATGACCCCGCAGGAAGTAAAGGCCAAGGTCGGCCAGCAGATCGGCACCAGCGAATGGGTCGAGATGAGCCAGGAGCGGATCAACATGTTCGCCGAGGCGACCGGCGATCACCAGTTCATCCATATCGATCCCGACAAGGCCAAGTTGACCCCGTTCGGCGGCACGATCGCCCACGGCTTCCTCACGCTGTCGATGATCCCGTACCTTTCCGCCAACTCGGACCTGCCCAAGGTCGACGGCGTGAAGATGGGCGTGAACTATGGCGGCAACAAAACCCGCTTTATTTCGCCCGTCCGCAGCGGCAAGCGCATCCGCGGCCACTGGAAGCTCCTGGAGCTCGAGGAAAAGCGCCCTGGCCAGTGGCAGCAGACTCACGAGATCACCATCGAGATCGAGGGCGAGGACAAGCCCGCGCTGATCACCGAGTGGATCATGCAGTTCTTCGTCTGA
- a CDS encoding DUF5935 domain-containing protein has product MIDLGLFLFIAAFLALGLRRPFLWVLTYIYIDTLAPQDIGWRFVAALPVSLIAFCAAFGGWLLADPKHGARFGFRQVLLTILLAWCAVTTANADFPAAAAMKWEWVWKALVFAIFLPLTLTTRLRFEAVVLTMVLTAGAIVIDGGIKTATGGGGYGVLYLFVQNNTGMYESSTIATVAIAIIPLILWAMKHGTVFPPDWRVKLFGYALIFSCVLIPIGTEARTGLLCLAVLGVLMLRDVKRRFLYIGGAAMLGLMALPFLPQSYYERMGTLETHDEDRSASTRVAVWEWTIDYANSHPMGGGFDAYRGNSFSYKLPVRTADGGNTSAVRYEDHTDKARAYHSAVFEMLGEQGWPGLMLWLWIHGLGLWQMERIRRRWRKRAGADEQWQAPLAGALQFGQIVYLVGSLFQGIAYQPFILTLLGVQCALWTWCKLADSPRGKRVRPRVAPLAVTAEAAPLR; this is encoded by the coding sequence GTGATCGACCTCGGCCTGTTCCTGTTCATCGCGGCGTTCCTCGCGCTGGGATTGCGCCGGCCGTTCCTGTGGGTGCTGACCTACATCTATATCGATACGCTCGCGCCGCAGGACATCGGCTGGCGCTTCGTCGCCGCGCTGCCTGTCTCGCTGATCGCCTTCTGCGCCGCATTCGGCGGCTGGCTGCTGGCCGATCCCAAGCACGGCGCGCGCTTCGGTTTTCGCCAGGTCCTGCTGACGATCCTGCTCGCCTGGTGCGCGGTGACGACCGCCAACGCCGATTTCCCCGCAGCGGCTGCGATGAAGTGGGAGTGGGTGTGGAAAGCACTGGTCTTTGCAATCTTCCTGCCGCTGACCCTGACGACCCGCCTGCGATTCGAGGCGGTGGTGCTGACGATGGTGCTCACCGCGGGCGCGATCGTGATCGACGGCGGGATCAAGACCGCGACCGGCGGCGGCGGCTACGGCGTGCTGTACCTCTTCGTGCAGAACAACACCGGCATGTACGAAAGCTCGACCATTGCTACGGTCGCCATCGCGATCATCCCCCTGATCCTGTGGGCAATGAAGCACGGCACCGTCTTTCCGCCCGACTGGCGGGTGAAGCTGTTCGGTTATGCGCTGATCTTTTCGTGCGTCCTCATTCCCATCGGGACCGAGGCGCGCACCGGCTTGCTATGCCTTGCCGTCCTCGGCGTGCTCATGCTGCGCGACGTCAAGCGCCGCTTCCTGTACATCGGCGGCGCGGCGATGCTCGGCCTGATGGCGCTGCCGTTCCTGCCCCAGAGCTACTACGAGCGGATGGGGACGCTCGAAACTCACGACGAGGACAGGTCCGCCTCCACCCGCGTCGCGGTGTGGGAATGGACCATCGATTACGCCAACAGCCACCCGATGGGCGGGGGCTTCGATGCCTACCGCGGCAATTCGTTCAGCTACAAGCTGCCGGTGCGCACCGCGGATGGCGGCAATACCAGCGCGGTCCGGTACGAGGACCACACCGACAAGGCGCGCGCCTACCATTCGGCAGTGTTCGAGATGCTCGGCGAGCAGGGCTGGCCCGGGCTCATGCTGTGGCTGTGGATCCACGGGTTGGGCCTATGGCAGATGGAGCGCATCCGGCGCCGTTGGAGAAAACGCGCGGGGGCAGATGAGCAATGGCAGGCGCCGCTCGCGGGCGCGCTGCAGTTCGGGCAGATCGTCTATCTGGTCGGATCGCTGTTCCAGGGCATCGCCTACCAGCCGTTCATCCTGACTTTGCTGGGCGTGCAATGCGCGCTCTGGACCTGGTGCAAGCTGGCCGATTCGCCGCGTGGCAAGCGGGTTCGCCCGCGCGTGGCTCCGCTTGCCGTAACGGCAGAGGCTGCGCCGTTGCGCTAG
- a CDS encoding TIGR04063 family PEP-CTERM/XrtA system glycosyltransferase has protein sequence MTRVLHVLDHSLPLHSGYTFRTRAIMTAQAASGLDVRGITGQRHAADGPVAEAVDGLLFHRTPGAASGPAGLREWREIARLAGSIEKLAAEWRPDVLHAHSPALCGHAALRAGRALGIPVVYEIRAFWEDAAVGNGTGRAGSVKYRLTRALEDRVVSEADAVFTICNGLRDDLIGRGHCAGKIGLSPNGVDLSLFGDPPPRDDGLADSLGIGNGPVIGFIGSFYDYEGLDDLIAALPELRSRHPGASLLLVGGGPVEAALRAQAAASPAGEAVRFTGRVPHGEVERYYSLIDVLAYPRKASRLTELVTPLKPLEAMAQGRIVAASDVGGHRELIEDGATGALFPPDDPAACAAALADLVDARPDWPAMRERARSHVEGRHDWARNIRRYQDVYHHLIGRGTNRELSAAA, from the coding sequence ATGACCCGCGTGCTGCACGTCCTCGACCATTCGCTGCCGCTCCATAGCGGCTATACCTTCCGCACCCGCGCGATCATGACCGCCCAGGCGGCATCCGGGCTGGATGTGCGGGGGATAACCGGACAGCGCCATGCGGCGGACGGGCCGGTGGCCGAAGCGGTCGACGGCCTGTTGTTCCACCGCACGCCAGGCGCCGCCAGCGGCCCGGCGGGGCTGCGCGAGTGGCGGGAGATCGCCCGCCTGGCCGGAAGCATCGAGAAACTCGCCGCCGAATGGCGACCTGACGTGCTCCACGCGCACTCCCCGGCCTTGTGCGGACATGCCGCCCTCCGCGCCGGCCGTGCGCTCGGCATCCCGGTGGTCTATGAAATTCGCGCCTTCTGGGAAGACGCTGCGGTGGGCAACGGCACGGGGCGTGCCGGATCGGTCAAGTACCGTCTCACCCGCGCACTCGAGGACCGGGTCGTGTCCGAGGCCGACGCCGTGTTCACGATCTGCAACGGCCTGCGCGACGATCTGATCGGGCGCGGCCATTGCGCGGGAAAAATCGGCCTGTCGCCCAACGGCGTGGACCTCTCGCTGTTCGGCGATCCACCTCCGCGGGATGATGGGCTGGCGGACAGCCTGGGCATCGGCAACGGTCCCGTGATCGGCTTCATCGGCAGTTTCTACGATTATGAAGGGCTGGACGATCTCATAGCCGCCTTGCCGGAGCTGCGCTCGCGTCATCCCGGCGCATCGCTGCTGCTCGTGGGCGGAGGACCGGTGGAAGCGGCCTTGCGCGCGCAGGCAGCCGCCTCTCCGGCAGGCGAGGCCGTGCGTTTCACGGGCCGCGTGCCGCATGGCGAGGTCGAGCGGTACTACTCGCTGATCGACGTCCTGGCATATCCGCGCAAGGCCAGCCGGCTGACCGAACTGGTCACCCCCCTGAAGCCTCTGGAAGCAATGGCGCAAGGAAGGATCGTCGCGGCCAGCGACGTGGGCGGCCACCGCGAACTGATCGAGGACGGCGCCACTGGCGCGCTCTTCCCGCCTGACGACCCGGCAGCCTGTGCCGCCGCGCTCGCCGATCTGGTTGATGCCCGTCCCGACTGGCCCGCCATGCGCGAGCGGGCCCGCAGCCACGTCGAGGGCAGGCACGACTGGGCCAGGAATATTCGTCGTTATCAGGACGTTTACCACCACCTGATAGGCCGGGGCACGAACCGGGAGCTGTCCGCCGCCGCCTGA